A single Perognathus longimembris pacificus isolate PPM17 chromosome 17, ASM2315922v1, whole genome shotgun sequence DNA region contains:
- the Srebf1 gene encoding sterol regulatory element-binding protein 1 isoform X1: MDELPFCEAALEQELAELSEVDAALLTDIEDMLQLLNNQDSDFPGLFDPPYAGGGAGGPDPSSPGPSSPGTLSPPPAALSSPLEALLGAPKSTSPPLSPPQSSPAPLKMYPSVPPFSPGPGIKEEPVPLTILQPSPTPQPLPGTLLPQSFSAPAPSPSPAPAPAPGPAPSQFSSAPVLSYSSPPGSFSTGPLPASAQPPLPGLPLASTPGGQPVSMNTQVQGAAAPQLLTATAAPGATTVTSQIQQVPVLLQPHFIKADSLLLTTMKTDVGATVKTAGIGALAPGATVQAGPLQTLVSGGTILATVPLVVDTDKLPINRLAAGKGPGSAQSRGEKRTAHNAIEKRYRSSINDKIVELKDLVVGTEAKLNKSAVLRKAIDYIRFLQHSNQKLKQENLSLRTAAHKSKSLKDLVSTCGNGGSTDVPMDGLKPEVMDTLTPPPSDAGSPSQSSPLSRGSGGSGSGSDSEPDSPVFEDSQVKPEQLSSSHSRGMLDRSRLALCALVFLCLSCNPLASLLGSLSDATHVHHGPGRSMLEIEGRDGTDWVPWLLPPLVWLANGLLVLVSLAFLFIYGEPVTRPHSGPAVHFWRHRKQADLDLARGDFAQAAQQLWLALGALGRPLPTSHLDLACSLLWNLIRHLLQRLWVGRWLAGRAGGLQRDCTLRADVRASARDAALVYHKLHQLHAMGKYTGGHLTATNLALSALNLAECAGDAVSMATLAEIYVAAALRVKTSLPRALHFLTRFFLSSARQACLAQSGSMPLAMQWLCHPVGHRFFVDGDWAVRSTPRESLYSLAGNPVDPLARVTQMFREHLLERALNCVAQPSPSSSPSPGSADGDREFSDALGYLQLLNSCSDAAGAPACSFSISSSMVATTGTDPVAKWWASLTAVVIHWLQRDEEAAERLYPLVEHLPQALQETERPLPKAALHSFKAARALLGRGKTEPGPTSLAICEKASGYLWDSLATAPTSSSIDKAMQLFLCDLLLVVRTSLWRQQQPLASPQAAPGTSSGPQASALELRGFQRDLSSLRRLAQNFRPAMRRVFLHEATARLMAGASPARTHQLLDRSLRRRAGPGGKGGAAAELEPRPTWREHTEALLLASCYLPPGFLSAPGQRVGMLAEAARTLEKLGDRQLLHDCQQMLLRLGGGTTVTNS, encoded by the exons ACATGCTTCAACTTCTCAACAATCAAGACAGCGACTTTCCCGGCCTCTTTGATCCACCCTATgcagggggtggggccgggggtCCAGACCCCAGCAGCCCTGGCCCCAGCTCCCCAGGCACCTTGTCCCCACCTCCTGCTGCTCTGAGCTCCCCTCTGGAAGCCTTGCTGGGGGCGCCTAAGTCAACATCCCCACCCTTGTCCCCTCCCCAGTCTTCACCCGCCCCACTGAAGATGTACCCATCTGTACCCCCCTTTTCCCCAGGGCCTGGTATCAAAGAAGAGCCAGTGCCGTTAACCATCTTGCAGCCTTCTCCCACCCCACAGCCCCTTCCAGGGACCCTCCTGCCCCAGAGcttctcagccccagccccatccccatccccagccccagccccagccccaggtccaGCCCCCTCTCAGTTCAGCTCTGCCCCAGTTTTGAGCTACTCTAGTCCTCCTGGCAGCTTCTCCACAG GGCCCCTTCCAGCCAGTGCCCAGCCACCGCTCCCTGGCCTGCCTCTGGCTTCCACACCTGGAGGCCAGCCCGTGTCCATGAACACTCAGGTGCAGGGTGCAGCTGCCCCGCAGCTATTGACAGCCACAGCAGCTCCTGGAGCAACCACGGTGACCTCGCAGATCCAGCAGGTTCCG GTCCTGCTGCAGCCTCACTTCATCAAGGCAGATTCGCTGCTGCTCACAACCATGAAGACGGACGTAGGGGCCACTGTGAAGACGGCGGGCATCGGTGCCCTGGCCCCTGGTGCCACTGTGCAGGCAGGGCCCTTGCAG ACCCTGGTGAGTGGTGGAACCATCCTGGCTACAGTGCCGCTGGTTGTGGATACTGACAAGCTGCCCATCAACCGGCTGGCAGCTGGCAAGGGCCCAGGCTCAGCTCAGAGTCGCGGTGAGAAGCGCACGGCCCATAATGCCATCGAGAAGCGCTACCGCTCCTCCATTAACGACAAGATCGTAGAGCTCAAGGACCTGGTGGTGGGCACTGAAGCGAAG cTGAATAAATCTGCTGTCTTGCGCAAGGCCATAGACTACATCCGCTTCTTACAACACAGCAACCAGAAActaaagcaggaaaatctgagtcTTCGAACTGCTGCCCACAAAAGCA AGTCGCTGAAGGATCTGGTGTCCACTTGTGGCAATGGAGGAAGCACAGATGTGCCCATGGACGGCCTGAAGCCCGAGGTGATGGACACGCTGACACCCCCGCCCTCAGATGCCGGCTCACCCTCCCAGAGCAGCCCTCTGTCCCGTGGCAGTGgtggcagtggcagtggcagtgACTCCGAGCCCGACAGCCCAGTCTTCGAGGACAGTcag GTGAAGCCCGAGCAGTTGTCGTCCTCCCACAGCCGGGGCATGCTGGATCGTTCCCGCTTAGCTCTGTGTGCTCTGGTCTTCCTCTGTCTGTCTTGTAACCCCCTGGCCTCCCTGCTGGGCAGCCTCTCTGATGCCACCCACGTCCACCACGGTCCTGGGCGTAGCATGCTGGAGATTGAAGGCAGAG ATGGCACTGATTGGGTGCCATGGCTGCTGCCCCCGCTGGTCTGGCTGGCCAATGGGCTACTGGTGCTGGTCTCCTTGGCATTTCTCTTCATCTACGGGGAACCGGTGACACGGCCCCACTCTGGCCCCGCTGTGCACTTCTGGAGACACCGAAAACAAGCTGACCTGGACCTGGCTCGG GGGGACTTCGCCCAGGCCGCCCAGCAGCTGTGGCTGGCTCTGGGAGCTCTGGGCCGGCCGCTGCCCACCTCCCACCTGGACCTGGCCTGCAGCCTGCTCTGGAACCTCATCCGCCACCTGTTGCAGCGCCTCTGGGTGGGCCGATGGCTAGCAGGCCGGGCCGGGGGCCTGCAGAGGGACTGCACCCTGAGAGCAGATGTGCGTGCCAGTGCCAGGGACGCGGCCCTTGTCTACCATAAGCTGCACCAGCTGCATGCCATGG GGAAGTACACAGGCGGGCACCTCACTGCTACCAATCTAGCACTGAGTGCCCTGAACCTGGCCGAGTGTGCCGGGGACGCTGTGTCCATGGCGACACTGGCAGAGATCTATGTGGCAGCAGCCCTGAGGGTCAAGACCAGTCTCCCAAGGGCCCTGCACTTCCTGACG CGCTTCTTCCTGAGTAGTGCTCGCCAGGCCTGCCTAGCACAGAGTGGTTCCATGCCTCTCGCCATGCAGTGGCTCTGCCACCCTGTGGGCCACCGTTTCTTCGTGGATGGGGACTGGGCCGTGCGCAGCACCCCACGGGAGAGCCTCTACAGCTTGGCCGGAAACCCAG TGGATCCCCTGGCCCGGGTGACTCAGATGTTCCGTGAGCATCTCTTGGAGCGAGCGCTGAACTGtgtggcccagcccagcccaagctccagccccagcccagggtcAGCAGATGGGGACAG GGAATTCTCAGATGCCCTCGGGTACCTGCAGCTGCTGAACAGTTGCTCGGATGCTGCTGGGGCTCCCGCTTGCAGCTTCTCCATCAGCTCCAGCATGGTTGCCACTACTG GTACCGACCCTGTGGCCAAGTGGTGGGCCTCGCTGACGGCTGTGGTGATCCATTGGCTGCAGCGGGATGAGGAGGCGGCGGAGCGGCTGTACCcactggtggagcacctgcctcaaGCTCTGCAGGAGACCGA GAGACCCCTGCCCAAGGCTGCCCTGCACTCCTTCAAGGCTGCCCGAGCCCTGCTGGGCCGTGGGAAAACAGAGCCTGGTCCAACCAGCCTGGCCATCTGTGAGAAGGCCAGTGGGTACCTGTGGGACAGTCTGGCCACTGCACCAACCAGCAGCTCCATTGACAAG GCCATGCAGCTGTTCCTGTGTGACCTGCTCCTTGTGGTACGCACTAGCCTGTGGCGGCAGCAACAGCCACTGGCCTCACCGCAGGCAGCCCCGGGCACCAGCAGCGGACCCCAGGCCTCTGCCCTGGAGCTGCGTGGCTTCCAAAGGGACCTGAGCAGCCTGCGGCGCCTGGCACAGAACTTCCGGCCTGCCATGAGGAGG GTATTCCTACATGAGGCCACAGCACGGTTGATGGCAGGAGCCAGCCCTGCCCGGACACACCAGCTCCTGGACCGCAGTCTGAGAAGGCGGGCAGGCCCCGGTGGCAAAGGAG GCGCGGCAGCGGAGCTGGAGCCCCGGCCCACGTGGCGGGAGCATACTGAGGCCTTGCTGCTGGCCTCCTGCTACCTGCCTCCCGGCTTCCTGTCGGCTCCTGGACAGCGCGTGGGCATGCTAGCCGAGGCCGCTCGCACGCTCGAGAAGCTCGGCGATCGGCAGCTGCTGCATGACTGCCAGCAGATGCTCCTGCGCCTGGGCGGCGGGACCACTGTCACTAACAGCTAG